The Toxorhynchites rutilus septentrionalis strain SRP chromosome 3, ASM2978413v1, whole genome shotgun sequence genome includes a region encoding these proteins:
- the LOC129777550 gene encoding uncharacterized protein LOC129777550: MLLKRLDNSKQLRKRQVQALFHLPTLTRESVSELHTLLEGFERVVKNLDQVVEPEDYKNLLLVHILTARLDPVTRRGWEEFSSTKEQDTLSDLTDFIRRRVQVLESLPSKSVDSRGPQQYSKLRPASTKASYSSVHGSEARCVACKGDHPLYQCPVFQRQEVAERDALLRTHSLCRNCFRVGHQAKDCKSRFSCRTCKGRHHTLVCFKIDREGSTKVTVVARGNHQQHSKETRSSASSSTQTANVSTKAVCSAQQYSSQVLLATAVVILVDDSGQRFPARALLDSGSESNFVSERLSQRMNVNRERVDISVLGIGQAATQVKHRIRAMVQSRVSEYCRDMDFLVLSKVTVNLPTLTVNTKGWSIPKGIELADPAFFQSKGVDIVLGIEAFLEFFGTGGKISLGARLPALNESVFGWVVCGGLSVPSQSIQVNCNISASGSLESLIARFWECEEIGSTNHYSPEEVQCEEHFKRTVKREMDGRYTVALPKDDGVLSRLGKSEEIALRRLQGTERRLSRDSNLRDQYLAFMQEYLRLGHMLKVEKVSGEVQRCYLPHQPVVKEASTTTKLRVVFDASCKTSTGVSLNDGLLVGPVI, encoded by the coding sequence ATGTTGTTGAAGCGGCTTGACAATAGTAAACAGTTGCGGAAGCGTCAAGTTCAAGCACTATTTCATCTTCCAACATTGACTAGGGAATCGGTCAGCGAACTTCACACTCTACTAGAGGGATTCGAGAGGGTCGTGAAAAATTTGGATCAAGTGGTAGAACCAGAGGACTACAAGAATCTATTGCTGGTTCATATACTCACAGCACGACTCGACCCAGTAACACGTAGGGGCTGGGAGGAATTCTCGTCGACTAAGGAACAAGACACGCTGTCTGATTTAACGGATTTCATTCGGCGGCGTGTTCAAGTACTCGAATCTCTTCCCAGTAAATCGGTGGATTCCAGAGGACCACAACAGTATTCGAAACTAAGACCGGCGTCTACAAAGGCAAGTTACAGCAGCGTGCATGGTTCCGAAGCACGTTGTGTGGCATGTAAAGGAGATCATCCGTTGTATCAGTGTCCAGTGTTTCAACGTCAAGAGGTAGCGGAAAGAGACGCATTATTGAGAACCCATTCGCTCTGCCGCAATTGCTTCAGGGTAGGACATCAGGCGAAGGATTGCAAATCAAGGTTTTCCTGTCGGACTTGCAAGGGTCGGCATCACACGTTGGTCTGCTTCAAGATCGATAGAGAAGGTTCCACGAAAGTTACGGTGGTCGCAAGGGGCAACCATCAGCAGCATAGCAAGGAAACAAGGTCATCGGCATCAAGTTCAACACAAACAGCAAACGTGTCAACTAAAGCGGTTTGTTCTGCGCAGCAGTACTCATCCCAGGTGTTACTGGCTACGGCTGTTGTCATATTGGTGGATGATAGCGGTCAGAGGTTCCCCGCCCGAGCATTATTGGACTCAGGGTCCGAAAGTAATTTTGTTTCCGAACGGTTGAGTCAGCGGATGAATGTCAACCGAGAAAGGGTGGACATATCGGTTCTTGGAATAGGACAAGCAGCGACTCAAGTCAAACACCGAATTCGAGCGATGGTACAGTCACGAGTTTCTGAATACTGCCGAGACATGGATTTCCTAGTTTTGTCGAAAGTCACGGTGAATCTTCCGACCTTGACGGTGAATACAAAGGGGTGGTCGATTCCAAAGGGCATTGAACTGGCCGATCCTGCATTCTTCCAATCCAAGGGTGTGGATATCGTTTTAGGTATAGAAGCTTTCTTAGAATTTTTTGGAACTGGTGGAAAGATTTCGTTGGGTGCCAGACTGCCAGCATTGAATGAGTCAGTCTTCGGCTGGGTAGTATGTGGAGGCTTGTCGGTACCAAGTCAATCCATTCAGGTCAACTGCAACATATCCGCTTCGGGAAGTTTGGAGTCCTTGATTGCTAGATTTTGGGAATGTGAAGAGATTGGATCAACAAATCATTATTCACCGGAGGAAGTTCAATGTGAGGAACATTTTAAGCGAACGGTAAAGCGTGAAATGGACGGTCGATATACAGTGGCTTTGCCCAAGGACGATGGCGTTCTGAGCAGACTAGGGAAATCCGAGGAAATCGCACTACGTCGACTTCAGGGAACGGAAAGAAGATTATCACGCGATTCCAACTTACGGGATCAGTATTTGGCTTTCATGCAGGAATATCTTCGACTCGGTCATATGCTTAAGGTTGAAAAAGTTTCTGGTGAGGTTCAACGGTGTTATTTGCCTCATCAGCCGGTAGTCAAGGAAGCCAGTACTACCACAAAACTACGGGTGGTCTTCGATGCTTCGTGTAAAACCTCAACAGGAGTATCGTTGAATGATGGATTGCTGGTGGGGCCAGTGATCTAA
- the LOC129777552 gene encoding centriolar and ciliogenesis-associated protein hyls-1 produces the protein MSVPLDAREILNHLNQLGYRNITPEQLKEFQKDLRKLIKFDTRVDAGASNREALKQAAHSMNTFQRLHTLTTISYDAKHDKKGIAKPSSAAPSEMTVGSEPDNAARTEQPRGNSADKENQHECGKSKKPSKEHESAPNKMWIRTRSTSATGCRKNDPVALYHAYKKEWERFKDRLPGENNHSELRWRVRNKLLGEK, from the exons ATGTCCGTTCCTCTGGACGCACGGGAGATTCTCAATCACCTTAACCAACTTGGCTATCGAAACATAACTCCCGAACAGCTGAAAGAATTCCAAAAAG ACCTTCGCAAGCTGATCAAATTTGACACTCGAGTGGATGCAGGCGCTTCAAACCGAGAAGCGCTGAAACAAGCGGCACATTCAATGAACACATTCCAGCGGTTGCACACGCTCACGACTATTAGCTACGATGCGAAGCACGATAAGAAGGGTATTGCAAAGCCGTCTTCCGCTGCTCCATCGGAAATGACTGTAGGATCGGAGCCGGACAATGCGGCTAGAACTGAGCAGCCCCGGGGGAACAGTGCCGATAAGGAGAATCAGCACGAATGCGGAAAAAGCAAAAAACCTTCGAAGGAACATGAATCCGCTCCGAATAAAATGT GGATCCGGACAAGAAGCACAAGCGCGACGGGTTGTCGGAAAAATGACCCTGTTGCACTGTATCATGCATATAAAAAAGAATGGGAACGGTTCAAAGATCGTCTACCAGGAGAAAATAACCATTCCGAGCTTAGATGGAGGGTGCGAAACAAATTATTAGGTGAAAAGTAA
- the LOC129777551 gene encoding 39S ribosomal protein L4, mitochondrial gives MKMLQLLRKSVESISHYNTPPAAAIILCRALTQQLHSQQQQLQPIELKSFRPPRSVWVENLDTVEEKKLGLVELSSEIFAASPRIDIVHQNIEWQRKYRFVSFAHAKTRNEVRGGGRKPWPQKGLGRARHGSIRSPLFRGGGIAHGPRSPTTHFYMLPFFNRVLGLVSTLSIKLAQDDLHVVESLEIPTDDPQYLKDLAHERAWGPSVLFIDSSDIMPRNITAGADAVEHMNLMPVYGLNVYSMLKHNTLVLTKSAAQEIESKLSEHLHRNDARSLMTKFHVDR, from the coding sequence atgaaaatgcTCCAGTTACTACGGAAAAGTGTAGAATCAATATCCCACTACAACACACCGCCAGCGGCGGCAATAATCCTGTGCAGAGCACTCACTCAACAGTTacattcgcagcagcagcagctacaACCAATCGAACTGAAATCGTTCAGACCGCCCCGATCGGTATGGGTAGAAAATTTGGATACCGTCGAAGAGAAGAAACTTGGGCTGGTGGAGTTGAGCAGTGAGATATTCGCAGCATCACCCCGGATAGACATAGTTCATCAAAACATTGAATGGCAGCGTAAATATCGGTTTGTGAGCTTCGCTCATGCTAAAACGCGAAACGAAGTTCGTGGAGGAGGACGCAAGCCTTGGCCACAGAAAGGACTTGGTCGGGCGCGACATGGCTCGATTCGTTCGCCTCTGTTCCGAGGAGGAGGCATTGCTCACGGTCCACGGTCACCAACGACTCATTTCTACATGTTGCCGTTTTTCAATCGGGTGCTAGGATTAGTATCGACGCTGTCGATCAAACTTGCTCAGGATGATCTGCATGTTGTCGAGAGTTTGGAAATTCCGACAGATGATCCACAATATCTAAAGGATTTGGCTCATGAGCGAGCATGGGGACCGTCAGTTTTGTTCATCGATAGCAGCGATATTATGCCAAGGAATATCACCGCTGGGGCGGATGCCGTCGAACATATGAATCTGATGCCCGTTTATGGACTGAATGTGTACTCAATGCTTAAGCACAATACTTTGGTTCTGACTAAAAGCGCGGCGCAGGAAATAGAATCGAAACTAAGCGAACATTTACATCGCAACGATGCGAGGTCACTTATGACCAAATTCCATGTCGATCGGTAG